One region of Gemmatimonadaceae bacterium genomic DNA includes:
- a CDS encoding DUF4249 family protein — protein MAIALVALSACELEKVNVPQSTPKLVVHAVLTPSAAEQIVFLEQTLSGAINAGDHHTFNLNDPIESAGGVPIINALVEIVDSSGVVVRGSETPVPSATVNGPGVYHVPIPGHSLLLGARYKLHVRTTDGDDITAFTRIPLPEVTTTGGLTRTLNRDHDTLNIVWGEAPKARAYAMRVESPYGPFFLFTDSLHVRLTGDLRNLFSENLQHVLIPGFHQDLLVAAVDSNFFDYYRTNNDPFTGAGIISRINGGLGLFGSLVTLTNGTLTVIADQTEPIEGRFRLQPSADTGFVASFNLYVESPAISSTAPAALSGRYITTGTNPRADGVVGRIKGNDVVLAFLSNQTASDTLGVFVGQLNNGVLKGQFNTGLAATFSK, from the coding sequence GTGGCGATCGCACTCGTCGCCCTCTCGGCATGCGAGCTGGAGAAGGTGAACGTCCCGCAATCGACACCGAAGCTCGTGGTGCACGCCGTGCTCACCCCGAGCGCCGCGGAGCAGATCGTCTTTCTCGAGCAGACGTTGAGCGGGGCGATCAACGCCGGCGACCACCACACGTTCAATCTCAACGACCCGATCGAGAGCGCCGGCGGCGTGCCGATCATCAACGCGCTCGTCGAGATCGTCGACTCGAGCGGGGTTGTGGTGAGGGGCTCCGAGACGCCCGTGCCGAGCGCCACCGTCAACGGGCCAGGCGTCTACCACGTTCCAATTCCCGGCCACTCGCTGCTCCTTGGCGCCCGGTACAAGCTCCACGTGCGCACCACGGACGGCGACGACATCACCGCGTTCACGCGCATCCCGCTCCCCGAAGTGACGACCACCGGCGGGCTCACGCGAACGCTGAATCGCGACCACGACACCCTCAACATCGTGTGGGGCGAAGCGCCCAAGGCACGGGCGTACGCGATGCGCGTCGAGAGTCCGTACGGTCCGTTCTTCCTGTTCACGGACAGCCTACACGTGCGTCTCACCGGCGATCTGCGAAATCTGTTCTCGGAGAATCTCCAGCACGTGCTGATCCCGGGGTTCCACCAGGATCTGCTCGTCGCGGCGGTGGACTCGAACTTCTTCGACTACTATCGGACGAACAACGATCCGTTCACCGGCGCGGGGATCATCAGCCGAATCAATGGCGGGCTCGGGCTATTCGGATCGCTCGTGACGCTCACGAACGGGACGCTGACCGTCATCGCCGACCAGACGGAGCCGATCGAGGGACGATTTCGTCTGCAACCGAGTGCCGACACGGGCTTCGTCGCGTCGTTCAACCTCTATGTCGAGTCTCCGGCCATCAGCAGCACCGCGCCCGCTGCGCTCAGCGGCAGGTACATCACCACGGGCACCAACCCTCGCGCCGACGGCGTCGTCGGCCGCATCAAGGGCAACGACGTGGTGCTCGCCTTTCTCAGCAATCAGACCGCGAGCGACACGCTGGGCGTCTTCGTCGGCCAGTTGAACAACGGCGTGCTCAAGGGCCAGTTCAACACTGGTCTGGCGGCGACGTTCTCCAAGTAG
- a CDS encoding outer membrane beta-barrel protein, whose protein sequence is MRRAAIPLLVSLLVPALAFGQRSDDTLSLAGRNIISLGVGLTGARDVSATATQSSTHTTGELGYIGYGHYVHPQAAVEITFGVLNTDTFEQFGHSHANTIAPVLFGVRYSPEPLSLSRSFRPFVSAAAGPYVHSVADASDFGAASTTTETAAGARFGAGADWYVARHFMLRVEGDYHAVGSFSHPDALTENASGFGFGVGMGFVWGGR, encoded by the coding sequence ATGCGACGTGCGGCGATACCGTTGTTGGTTTCGCTCCTCGTGCCCGCGCTGGCGTTCGGTCAGCGATCGGATGACACCTTGAGCCTCGCGGGAAGAAACATCATCTCGTTGGGTGTCGGGCTCACCGGCGCGCGCGACGTGTCGGCCACCGCGACGCAATCGAGCACGCACACGACGGGCGAGCTCGGATACATCGGCTACGGCCACTACGTGCATCCGCAAGCCGCGGTCGAGATCACGTTCGGCGTGTTGAACACCGATACGTTCGAGCAATTCGGCCACAGCCACGCCAACACGATCGCGCCGGTGCTGTTCGGTGTGCGATACTCACCGGAGCCTCTTTCGCTGAGCCGCTCGTTCCGGCCGTTCGTCTCCGCCGCCGCCGGCCCGTACGTCCATAGCGTGGCCGACGCCTCTGATTTCGGCGCCGCGTCGACGACCACCGAGACCGCCGCCGGCGCGCGGTTCGGCGCCGGCGCCGATTGGTACGTCGCACGCCACTTCATGCTTCGCGTCGAGGGCGACTACCACGCCGTCGGATCGTTCTCGCACCCCGACGCCCTGACCGAGAACGCGAGCGGCTTCGGGTTCGGCGTCGGGATGGGATTCGTGTGGGGCGGCCGCTGA
- the priA gene encoding primosomal protein N': MLVSVALPVPLFHTFTYQVPAELTSRARPGRRVVVPFRNRRAMGVIVAADVEPGNVAAKPVESIPDDEPVMSAEMLSLCAWIAEYYVAPVGVVIRSALPAALASHAAPEPSRRTRRIVAIRDELPSLLERDTTFKRAPQQRALFELIESIGGPVPVEHLTERHKFSPAVLRTLVKRELVTLADETVSRDPFARRPAPAATGHAPSAAQRAALETLAGGKSGDVFLLHGITGSGKTLVYIELLKRLVLSEGKTAIVLVPEIALTPQTVDRFRAEFGDAVAVLHSALGDGERYDEWLALREGRKQIAVGARSAIFAPLANLGAIVVDEEHESSYKQGETPRYHAREVAIVRARREGAIVVLGSATPSLESWTNAQRGTYTLITLPERVGGGRLPDVRVVDRREASRAAAVRPASERSATDWLRLVLSEELEHALSQRLQKQEQSILLLNRRGYAAFVQCETCGYVATCPNCSISLTYHRTPEGLVCHYCRHTEPLPRACPRCSGAVLRQRGLGTQQVERLLADRFPSARIARMDVDTTSGKWAHAEILDRVGSGEVDVLLGTQMIAKGLDFPNVTLVGVVDADVGINLPDFRASERCFQLLSQVAGRAGRGPRGGDVLIQTRVPTHHAVVCAMKHDYTGFVREELTARDSPAYPPTIRLANIVFSGTTESDTARLAASAVAWLHALSTKRSIHGLTVVGPAPCPVERIKNRWRWHALLKSDRAADLTKVGLYFMERFKAPKRADLRVTLDRDPVALL, from the coding sequence ATGCTCGTCTCGGTCGCCCTCCCGGTTCCGCTCTTCCACACCTTCACGTACCAAGTCCCCGCCGAGCTGACGTCCCGCGCGCGGCCGGGCAGGCGCGTCGTCGTTCCATTTCGAAATCGACGCGCGATGGGCGTGATCGTGGCGGCGGACGTCGAGCCGGGAAACGTTGCGGCGAAACCGGTCGAGTCGATTCCCGACGACGAGCCGGTGATGAGCGCCGAGATGCTGTCGCTCTGCGCGTGGATCGCCGAGTACTACGTCGCCCCGGTCGGCGTCGTGATCCGTAGCGCGTTGCCCGCGGCGCTGGCGTCTCACGCGGCGCCGGAACCGTCGCGACGCACGCGGCGCATCGTGGCGATTCGGGATGAGCTGCCGTCGCTCCTCGAGCGCGATACGACGTTCAAGCGGGCGCCCCAACAGCGGGCGCTCTTCGAGTTGATCGAATCGATCGGCGGGCCCGTGCCGGTCGAACATCTCACCGAGCGCCACAAGTTCTCGCCCGCCGTGCTTCGGACGCTCGTGAAGCGCGAGCTCGTGACGCTCGCGGACGAAACGGTGTCGCGCGATCCCTTCGCGCGCCGCCCGGCTCCCGCGGCGACCGGACACGCCCCGTCGGCCGCGCAGCGCGCCGCGCTCGAGACGCTTGCCGGCGGAAAGAGCGGCGACGTCTTCCTGCTCCACGGAATCACCGGCAGCGGCAAGACGCTCGTCTACATCGAGCTGCTCAAGCGGCTCGTTCTGAGCGAAGGAAAGACGGCGATCGTGCTCGTCCCCGAGATCGCGCTCACTCCGCAGACGGTCGACCGCTTCCGCGCCGAATTCGGCGACGCGGTGGCGGTGCTGCACAGCGCGCTCGGCGACGGCGAGCGGTATGACGAATGGCTCGCGCTGCGCGAAGGGCGCAAGCAAATCGCCGTCGGCGCCCGCTCGGCGATCTTCGCGCCGCTCGCCAACCTCGGCGCGATCGTCGTCGACGAAGAGCACGAGTCGAGCTACAAGCAGGGCGAGACGCCGCGCTATCACGCGCGCGAAGTCGCGATCGTGCGGGCGAGGCGTGAAGGAGCGATCGTCGTGCTCGGAAGCGCGACGCCGAGCCTGGAGAGTTGGACGAACGCGCAGCGCGGAACGTACACGTTGATCACGTTGCCCGAGCGCGTCGGCGGCGGGCGTCTGCCGGACGTGCGCGTCGTGGACCGCCGCGAGGCGTCGCGCGCCGCCGCCGTGCGTCCGGCCTCCGAGCGCAGCGCGACCGACTGGCTGCGTCTCGTACTGAGCGAAGAGCTCGAGCACGCGCTGTCGCAGCGGCTCCAGAAGCAGGAGCAAAGCATCCTGCTGCTGAATCGGCGCGGGTACGCGGCGTTCGTGCAGTGCGAGACCTGCGGGTACGTCGCGACCTGTCCCAACTGCTCGATCAGCCTCACGTATCATCGAACGCCGGAAGGGCTCGTCTGTCACTACTGCCGGCACACCGAGCCGCTGCCTCGAGCGTGTCCGAGATGTTCCGGCGCCGTGCTCCGGCAGCGCGGACTCGGCACGCAGCAGGTGGAGCGTTTGCTGGCCGACCGTTTTCCATCGGCGCGCATCGCGCGGATGGATGTCGACACGACGAGCGGCAAGTGGGCCCACGCCGAGATCCTCGATCGCGTTGGAAGCGGCGAGGTGGACGTACTGCTCGGCACGCAGATGATCGCGAAGGGATTGGATTTTCCCAACGTGACGCTCGTCGGCGTCGTGGACGCGGACGTCGGCATCAACCTGCCCGATTTTCGCGCGTCCGAGCGGTGCTTTCAGCTCCTGAGTCAAGTCGCGGGGAGGGCGGGCCGCGGTCCGCGCGGCGGCGACGTGTTGATTCAAACGCGCGTGCCGACGCATCACGCCGTCGTCTGCGCGATGAAACACGACTACACCGGCTTCGTTCGCGAAGAGCTGACGGCGCGCGACTCTCCAGCGTATCCGCCGACGATCCGGCTCGCCAACATCGTGTTCAGCGGCACGACGGAGAGCGATACGGCGCGTCTCGCGGCGTCGGCGGTCGCATGGCTTCACGCGCTGTCGACCAAGCGATCGATTCACGGACTCACCGTCGTCGGCCCGGCGCCGTGTCCTGTCGAACGGATCAAGAACCGGTGGCGGTGGCACGCGCTCTTGAAGTCTGATCGTGCGGCCGACCTCACGAAGGTCGGGCTCTATTTCATGGAGCGGTTCAAGGCGCCCAAGCGCGCGGACTTGCGCGTGACGCTCGACCGGGACCCCGTGGCGCTGCTGTGA
- a CDS encoding ATP-binding protein gives MTMEPVAVARPASPAPPRSRPSSDRTQLALLSALAEAPDMDAAAGFLLSHVVAATGARRACLLGFDSSEQQLALVSQTGLDDAPLELTIAERTHPWMVATLSQTTVVADAPPRSATRIQFEEWTALPMPRPHYRGAPPPWPEAYAAEVLAPLGAGVRIIRRESRGFVTAPGGVVIVDLALPPHLVEEIEAIVMYAGPVLARVAAHIDVERGYERVNQERGRYQQMVDSLPDPVVITDAVNDIIVQNKRAEHLLFVSDADSPGRRRAVEVNNLLFSSFLSRATISGSHGEGPRELNLVDPDEGNDLLFEVLTHSIAQRAGPDDAVLSVLRDVTDLRRASNELERQVQRVRQAEVEATDERDRLNLILENVADPILVTDRAANIILMNDEAEQLFHGPKGGARSYRVSQSVRQNDTMFTSFISEFALTDQRLKRERMTLVHPMNGAPLAVEVVSGKIRNDRGEPIAIVSVLHDLTQQVENERLYDALKQLNGELEGRIAAATSDLAQQNERLLWQSEELAKANKLKTDFLASVSHELRTPLNAVIGYSALLLDGIAGALTEAQRDYITRSRAAAHHLLSLINDILDLSRIEAGKMPVHVERVVLEDLINEVAEQVEPMMTSKRLAFRKVIAAQCPPLQTDKTKLKQILLNLLSNAVKFTNRGSIRLQVDREPDAIVLRVADTGVGIRPDEIDAIWEDFRQLDQSRTRSYGGTGLGLSIARRLTQQLGGQVRVESTLGVGTTFVVRLPLAIPAAEGLWAN, from the coding sequence ATGACGATGGAACCCGTTGCCGTCGCGCGTCCCGCTTCGCCGGCTCCTCCCCGGTCGCGGCCGTCGAGCGATCGCACGCAGCTGGCGCTGTTGTCCGCGCTGGCCGAGGCGCCGGACATGGACGCGGCCGCGGGTTTCCTCCTGAGCCACGTCGTCGCGGCCACCGGAGCCCGGCGCGCGTGCCTGCTCGGCTTCGACTCTTCCGAGCAACAGCTCGCGCTCGTATCGCAGACGGGACTCGACGATGCGCCGCTCGAGTTGACGATCGCCGAGCGCACGCATCCGTGGATGGTCGCCACGCTCTCGCAGACGACCGTCGTCGCCGACGCGCCGCCGCGGTCGGCGACGAGGATCCAATTCGAGGAATGGACGGCGCTACCAATGCCGCGGCCGCACTACCGCGGCGCGCCGCCGCCGTGGCCGGAAGCGTACGCCGCCGAAGTGCTCGCCCCACTCGGCGCGGGAGTGCGAATCATCAGGCGCGAGAGCCGCGGATTCGTCACGGCGCCCGGCGGCGTCGTGATCGTTGATCTCGCGCTCCCGCCGCACCTCGTCGAAGAAATCGAAGCGATCGTGATGTACGCCGGTCCGGTGCTCGCGCGCGTCGCCGCGCACATCGACGTCGAGCGCGGATACGAGCGGGTGAACCAAGAGCGCGGCCGCTACCAGCAAATGGTCGACTCGCTCCCCGATCCGGTCGTGATCACCGACGCCGTGAACGACATCATCGTTCAGAACAAGCGCGCCGAGCATCTGTTGTTCGTGAGCGACGCGGATTCGCCGGGGCGCCGGCGCGCCGTGGAGGTGAACAACCTTCTGTTCAGCTCCTTCCTCTCGCGCGCGACGATCAGCGGCTCGCACGGCGAGGGCCCACGCGAGCTCAATCTCGTGGATCCCGACGAGGGGAACGACTTGTTGTTCGAGGTGCTCACGCATTCGATCGCTCAGCGAGCCGGCCCCGACGACGCCGTGCTCTCCGTGTTGCGCGACGTCACCGATCTTCGCCGCGCGTCGAATGAGCTCGAGCGGCAGGTGCAGCGCGTGCGTCAGGCCGAGGTCGAGGCAACGGACGAGCGCGACCGACTCAACTTGATTCTGGAAAACGTCGCCGACCCGATTCTCGTCACCGATCGCGCCGCCAACATCATCCTGATGAACGACGAGGCGGAACAGCTCTTCCACGGGCCGAAGGGCGGCGCGCGAAGCTATCGCGTCTCGCAGTCGGTCAGACAGAACGACACGATGTTCACGTCGTTCATTTCCGAATTTGCGCTCACCGACCAGCGGCTCAAGCGCGAGCGCATGACGCTCGTGCATCCGATGAACGGCGCGCCGCTCGCCGTGGAAGTCGTGTCGGGTAAGATCCGCAACGATCGCGGCGAGCCGATCGCGATCGTATCCGTGCTTCACGATCTCACGCAGCAAGTGGAGAATGAGCGCCTCTACGACGCGCTCAAGCAGCTCAACGGCGAGCTCGAAGGCCGCATCGCGGCGGCGACGTCGGATCTCGCGCAGCAGAACGAGCGCCTCCTGTGGCAGTCCGAGGAGCTGGCGAAGGCGAACAAGCTCAAGACCGACTTCCTCGCCAGCGTGTCGCACGAGCTTCGCACGCCGCTCAACGCGGTTATCGGATACTCCGCGCTCCTGCTCGACGGCATCGCCGGCGCGCTGACCGAGGCGCAGCGGGACTACATCACGCGAAGCCGCGCCGCCGCGCACCATCTGCTGTCGCTCATCAACGACATCCTCGACCTGTCGCGCATCGAAGCGGGGAAGATGCCGGTCCACGTCGAGCGCGTCGTGCTCGAGGACCTGATCAACGAAGTGGCGGAGCAGGTCGAGCCGATGATGACGTCCAAGCGGCTCGCCTTCCGCAAGGTCATCGCCGCGCAGTGTCCGCCGCTGCAAACCGACAAGACGAAACTCAAACAGATCCTGCTCAACCTTCTCTCGAACGCCGTCAAGTTCACGAATCGCGGCTCGATCCGGCTGCAAGTCGACCGCGAGCCCGACGCGATCGTCTTGCGCGTCGCCGATACGGGCGTCGGCATCCGCCCCGACGAGATCGACGCGATCTGGGAGGATTTCCGCCAGCTCGATCAGTCGCGCACCCGCTCGTACGGCGGCACCGGGCTCGGACTCAGCATCGCGCGGCGACTCACGCAGCAACTCGGCGGACAGGTGCGCGTGGAAAGCACGCTCGGCGTGGGAACGACGTTCGTCGTGCGATTGCCGTTGGCCATTCCCGCGGCGGAAGGACTCTGGGCGAACTAG
- a CDS encoding GvpL/GvpF family gas vesicle protein encodes MSEPQIVESTPVAGGGVDGGKYVYCIVRSERQRDFGAIGIGGGQRVFTVAYQDLAAVVSDTPIVIYDPTRENVLAHEFVNETVMKEFTVIPMSFGTVFRSEEDVTELLRSTYQAFSDVLDKMQDKIEFGLKVLWDREKVIANLERQNDEISRLKDEISRHTTTSTYFARMQLGRLVDSALEEMSSQYVADVHDALKPVAVASRSNKPIGDRMILNAAFLVDRAQEQAFDERVKETSRKYEDVLSFKYSGPWPPYNFVNIKLKLEKAD; translated from the coding sequence ATGTCTGAGCCCCAAATCGTGGAATCGACGCCGGTAGCCGGTGGTGGCGTCGATGGCGGAAAATACGTGTACTGCATTGTCCGCAGCGAGCGACAGCGGGACTTTGGGGCAATCGGCATCGGCGGCGGACAGCGGGTCTTCACAGTCGCCTACCAGGACCTCGCCGCAGTGGTCAGCGATACGCCGATTGTGATTTACGACCCAACTCGCGAGAACGTCCTCGCTCACGAGTTCGTCAACGAGACGGTCATGAAGGAGTTCACGGTGATCCCGATGTCGTTCGGCACCGTGTTCCGCTCGGAGGAAGACGTCACCGAGCTGCTCCGTTCCACCTATCAGGCATTCAGCGACGTGCTCGACAAGATGCAGGACAAGATCGAGTTCGGGCTGAAGGTGCTCTGGGACCGTGAGAAGGTGATCGCGAACCTCGAGCGGCAGAACGACGAGATCAGCCGATTGAAGGACGAGATCAGCCGGCACACGACGACCTCGACCTATTTCGCGCGCATGCAGCTCGGCCGGCTCGTCGATTCGGCGCTCGAGGAGATGAGCTCGCAATACGTCGCCGACGTCCACGACGCGCTCAAGCCCGTCGCCGTCGCGAGCCGGTCGAACAAGCCGATCGGCGACCGCATGATCCTCAATGCCGCGTTCCTCGTCGACCGCGCGCAGGAACAAGCGTTCGACGAGAGGGTCAAGGAGACGAGTCGGAAGTACGAAGACGTGCTTTCGTTCAAGTATTCCGGTCCCTGGCCCCCCTACAACTTCGTCAACATCAAACTGAAGTTGGAAAAGGCGGACTAG
- a CDS encoding M20/M25/M40 family metallo-hydrolase, whose translation MTSITTAIAGPLWAQSPSADALRTRVRQYRTAHDTSIIRELRDFIAIPNVASDTANIRRNAERLRSMMEARGIAAKILDSPTGGSPAVYGELSAPGATRTVVFYAHYDGQPVDPAQWTSPPWSPVVLDKPLEAGGRPLVLPSTPGSMQGEWRVYGRSSSDDKAPIVAMLTALDALKSAGVRPSVNLKLFFEGEEEAGSGHLESILEKNATLLRADAWLFGDGPVHQSRRQQVVFGVRGVTGAEITLYGPSHALHSGHYGNWAPNPVTMLANLIASMRNDDGRILIAHFYDDVTPISPAERRALASIPPVDSAMRAETQLGATEASNAALVERIMLPALNLRGIRGGAVGATAANAIPTEATASIDFRLVPRQTPDHVRRLVETHIRERGYTIVQHTPTPEERMHHARIAKVTWEAGYAPTRVAMDSPLSQAVLRATSEAVGGPVVALPTLGGSLPMYTFEKVLHAPLIVLPIVNHDNNQHAANENLRLQNLFDGIDVYAGVLARLGTYWDRERVHP comes from the coding sequence GTGACCTCGATCACCACGGCAATCGCTGGGCCGTTGTGGGCCCAGTCCCCCTCCGCCGACGCACTTCGTACCCGCGTACGGCAATATCGCACCGCGCACGATACATCGATCATTCGCGAGTTACGCGATTTCATCGCGATCCCGAACGTGGCGTCGGATACGGCAAACATCCGCCGGAACGCGGAGCGACTGCGGTCGATGATGGAAGCCCGAGGCATCGCGGCGAAGATCCTCGATTCGCCCACGGGTGGGTCGCCGGCAGTCTACGGCGAGCTGTCGGCCCCCGGCGCGACGCGGACGGTCGTCTTTTACGCCCACTATGACGGCCAGCCGGTGGACCCGGCTCAGTGGACGTCGCCGCCCTGGAGTCCGGTGGTACTCGACAAGCCCCTGGAGGCGGGCGGCAGGCCTCTGGTGTTGCCGTCGACGCCGGGCTCGATGCAGGGCGAGTGGCGCGTTTACGGGCGTTCGTCGAGCGACGACAAAGCACCCATCGTCGCCATGCTCACGGCGCTGGACGCGCTCAAGTCGGCGGGAGTACGCCCGTCGGTGAACCTCAAGCTTTTCTTCGAGGGCGAGGAAGAAGCGGGCTCCGGACACCTCGAATCCATTCTGGAGAAGAACGCGACGCTGCTTCGGGCTGACGCGTGGCTCTTCGGCGACGGGCCGGTGCACCAGTCGCGGCGGCAGCAAGTGGTGTTTGGCGTTCGAGGCGTGACCGGGGCGGAGATCACGCTCTACGGCCCGTCGCACGCGCTTCACAGCGGGCATTACGGAAACTGGGCACCGAATCCGGTGACGATGCTGGCAAACCTCATTGCCAGCATGCGCAACGACGACGGCCGCATCCTGATCGCGCACTTTTACGACGACGTCACGCCGATCTCGCCGGCGGAGCGTCGCGCCCTGGCCAGCATTCCGCCGGTCGACTCGGCGATGCGCGCCGAGACTCAGCTTGGCGCGACGGAAGCCAGCAATGCCGCGCTCGTCGAGCGGATCATGCTGCCGGCCTTGAACCTCCGGGGGATTCGGGGCGGCGCGGTGGGCGCGACGGCGGCGAACGCCATTCCCACGGAGGCCACGGCGTCGATCGATTTTCGGCTCGTGCCGCGGCAGACGCCCGACCACGTCCGCCGGCTCGTCGAGACCCACATTCGGGAACGCGGCTACACGATCGTGCAGCACACGCCGACGCCCGAGGAGCGGATGCACCACGCGCGCATCGCGAAAGTGACGTGGGAGGCCGGCTACGCCCCGACGCGCGTCGCGATGGACTCGCCGCTCTCACAGGCGGTACTTCGCGCGACGTCGGAGGCCGTCGGCGGCCCGGTGGTCGCGCTCCCGACGCTCGGCGGGAGCCTGCCGATGTACACGTTCGAGAAGGTGCTGCATGCGCCGTTGATCGTGTTGCCGATCGTGAACCACGATAACAATCAGCACGCGGCGAACGAGAACCTACGCCTTCAGAATCTGTTCGACGGTATCGACGTTTACGCGGGCGTGCTGGCGCGACTGGGGACGTACTGGGATCGCGAGCGAGTGCATCCGTAG
- a CDS encoding ankyrin repeat domain-containing protein, which yields MTAGDAFAELAAAVRSNDVGRAKSILASNPSLSSQLNDPAPGESFGGTILRQPVEQNRREMIDLLVRSGADVNARSHWWAGSFGPIDAADASLVPFLRERGAVLTLHAASRLGMIDEIERILRDDPRAVHARGGDGQLPLHYAANIEVASVLLDAGADIDAVDVDHESTAAQWAIRERTDVARFLVSRGAKADILLAAALGDVDLVRSHLDKAPASVRSTVSDRYFPKTNPRAGGTIYIWTLGGHKTAHQIAREFGHENVFALLMSRTRAPFALAVALELGDERAAEGLIADNPGIVETLADEELERLPVAAQASNVPAVRRFLDAGWPVDATMPKHVTALHWAGFHGDVEIAKLLLARGAPLAFKDGEFDGTPLDWAMYGSRNGWGRRTADYPGVVNALLDAGAKVHEEYTASEPVLEVLRAHGLRR from the coding sequence GTGACCGCGGGCGATGCGTTCGCCGAGCTTGCCGCCGCGGTGCGGTCGAACGACGTCGGCCGCGCCAAGTCGATCCTCGCCTCGAATCCATCACTCTCGAGTCAGTTGAACGATCCGGCGCCGGGCGAAAGCTTCGGCGGAACGATCCTACGCCAGCCCGTCGAGCAGAATCGGCGTGAGATGATCGACCTGCTCGTTCGTTCGGGCGCCGACGTCAACGCGCGGAGCCACTGGTGGGCGGGCAGCTTCGGACCGATCGACGCGGCGGATGCGTCGCTCGTGCCCTTTTTGCGCGAACGTGGCGCCGTCCTGACGCTTCACGCCGCGTCCCGGCTGGGCATGATCGACGAGATCGAACGGATTCTTCGCGACGATCCACGCGCCGTGCACGCCCGCGGCGGCGACGGCCAGCTGCCGCTGCACTACGCGGCGAACATCGAGGTCGCGAGCGTGCTGCTCGACGCGGGGGCCGACATCGACGCCGTTGATGTGGACCACGAGTCGACGGCAGCACAGTGGGCCATTCGCGAACGAACGGACGTCGCGCGCTTCCTCGTTTCTCGCGGCGCGAAGGCTGACATCCTCCTGGCCGCCGCCCTCGGCGATGTTGATCTGGTGCGGAGTCACCTGGACAAGGCGCCCGCGAGCGTGCGGTCGACCGTGTCCGACCGCTACTTCCCGAAGACGAATCCGCGCGCCGGCGGCACCATCTACATCTGGACGCTCGGCGGCCACAAGACCGCGCATCAGATCGCGCGCGAGTTCGGCCACGAAAACGTGTTCGCGCTGCTGATGTCGCGCACGCGTGCCCCTTTCGCGCTCGCCGTCGCGCTCGAGTTGGGCGACGAGCGCGCGGCCGAGGGGTTGATCGCCGACAACCCCGGCATCGTCGAGACGCTCGCCGACGAAGAGCTCGAGCGACTGCCGGTGGCGGCCCAAGCGTCGAACGTGCCGGCAGTCCGCCGGTTCCTCGATGCCGGATGGCCCGTCGACGCGACCATGCCGAAGCACGTGACCGCGCTTCACTGGGCCGGCTTTCACGGCGACGTCGAGATCGCGAAGCTGCTGCTCGCCCGCGGCGCGCCGCTCGCGTTCAAGGACGGCGAGTTCGACGGAACGCCCCTCGATTGGGCGATGTACGGCTCGCGCAACGGCTGGGGACGCCGCACCGCGGACTATCCCGGCGTCGTGAACGCGCTGTTGGACGCCGGCGCGAAGGTCCACGAGGAGTACACCGCCAGTGAGCCCGTTCTCGAAGTGCTGCGAGCCCACGGTCTCAGGCGCTAG